The nucleotide sequence GAACGATGTAGAGACGCAATATTTTGCGTCTCGTCGTTGAACGGCCGGCACCATGCTGTTTGAACAACGTCAGCAACGACGAGACGCAAAATATTGCGTCTCTACATCGTGCACCTCAATCCAATACTCTTCCCAATTGCTGAAATCGGCTTCAACTCATGCTATATCCCGTCTATATTTTCACCAACTATTTTCAATACAATAAACTATAAATCAAAAACTTAAACCCAATACCCAATTATATTTTCTTGACGCGGGCTTGATAAATTCCGCGGGTGGGCACGGATGGGTTGCTTTGTAGTGTTCCGGGCCGACAGCTGGTCCGGCCACCACGTTCCGCTCCCCTTTTCTAATTCCCATGCGTCAGTATTTCTGGCTGCTGCTGTTGCCGGCGGGTTCGGCGGCGGCGCAGGCCACCGCCCCGCTTACCGTGCAGCTTGCTAACGTACGCCTGCAGGTGGCCCGCAACGCCGCCGGCCAGCCCACCTACGCCGTGCAGTTCGGCTCGAAACCCGTCATCAACACCTCCCGGCTGGGTTTGGCTCTGGCCGACGGGCCGGGCTTCGAGGGGCCGCTGGAAATCACCGGCTCCGAAACCAAGGACGTGGATGAAACCTGGAACCCGGTGTGGGGCGAGGTGAAAACCATCCGCAACCACTACCGCCAGCTCACGGTGCATCTGCGCCAGCCCCAGCAGCCCGGCCGCCGCCTCGACGTGGTGTTCCGGGTGTTTGCCGATGGCGTGGGCTTCCGCTACGAAGTGCCGCGCCAGCCGGGCCTGAGCTACTTCACGGTGCAGCAGGAGCTGACCGAGTTCAACCTGCCCGCCAACCACAAGGCCTTCTGGATTCCGGGCGACTACGACTCCAACGAGTACGCCTACACCACCTCCCGCCTGAGCGAGGTGAACACCACGCCCATCGAGGCCATTCAGCAGAAAGCCTCCCCCCACCGCGTGCAGACGCCCCTGATGCTGAAGGCCGACAACGGACTGTACGTGAACATCCACGAGGCCGCGCTGGTAAACTACCCGGCCATGATGCTGGACGTGGCCCCCGCCACCTACAGCCTGCGCAGCCACCTGGTGCCCTCGGCCACCGGCGCAGCCGCCTACCTGCAGGCCCCCGAGCACACGCCCTGGCGCACCATCGTGGTAAGCGACAAAGCCCCCGAGGTGTTGGCCAGCAAGCTGATTCTGAACCTGAACGAGCCCACGCAATTTCCCACCACCAGCTGGATCAAGCCCCAGAAATTTGTGGGCGTGTGGTGGGAGATGCACGTAAACAAGGCCAGCTGGAACTACGCCGACACCAGCAATATCAAGCTGGCCGGCACCGACTGGAGCCGCCTCCGGCCCAACGGCCGCCACGGCGCCAACACCGCCAACGTGAAGCGCTACATCGACTTTGCTGCCCAGCACGGCCTGCAAAGCGTGCTGGTGGAGGGCTGGAACGTGGGCTGGGAAGACTGGGCCGGCAACTGGAAGGAGGAAGTGTTCGACTTCGTGACGCCCTACCCCGATTTCAACGTCACGGAACTGCAGCAGTACGCCGCCGCCAAAGGCGTGCAGCTGATGATGCACCACGAAACCTCGGGCTCCGTCACCAACTACGAGCGGCGCCAGGATGCCGCCTACCGCTTCATGAAGGAGCATAACTACGCGGCCGTGAAAACCGGCTACGTGGGCCGCATCATCCCGCGCGGGGAGCACCACGACGGCCAGTGGATGGTCAACCATTACAACCACACCGCCGCCCTGCTGGGCCAGCATGAGTTGATGGTGGACATGCACGAGGCCGTGCGGCCCACCGGCCTGCACCGCACCTACCCCAACTGGCTGGCCTCGGAAGCAGCCCGGGGCAACGAGTTCAACGCCTGGAGCACCGGCAACCCGCCCGAGCACGAAACCATTCTGCCCTTCACCCGCCTCATGGGCGGCCCCATGGACTACACGCCCGGTATTTTCCGCATCAAGCTGGAAGCCTGGAACCCCGCCCAGAACAAGGGCCGCCAGGTACACACCACCCTGGCCAAGCAGCTGGCCCTGTACGTGACCATGTACAGCCCCGTGCAGATGGCCGCCGACCTGCCCGAGGCCTACGAGCAGCACCCCGACGCCTTCCAGTTCATCAAGGACGTGGCCGTGGACTGGGACGATACCCGCATTCTGGCCGCCGAACCCGGCGAGTACATCACCACCGCCCGCAAAGCCAAGGGCCGCGAGGACTGGTACGTTGGCAGCATCACTGACGAAAACCCGCGTCAGCAAACCATCAAGTTCGATTTCCTGACGCCCGGCCGGCAATACGAGGCTACTATCTACGCCGACGCCAAAGGAGCCAGCTGGGACCAGAACCCCGAGGCCTACCAAATCCGCAAGCAGAAAGTCAGCAGCAAATCCACGCTCAAGCTGCAGCTGGCCCCCGGCGGCGGCGCAGCCATCAGCCTCCGGCCGATTGGCCGCTAAGCAGTAGCGCGAACTTTGTAGTTCGCGTCCCCGCGCCGTTAGAACGAACCACGCGGCGTGGAGGCGCGAACTACAAAGTTCGCGCTACTACCCCTTTTAAATTCCCACCACTTTCCGTTGCCTTATGTCACTGTTTACCAATGTCAACCGCGCTAGCCTGACCCTGCTGTTGGCGGCCGGACTGCTGGGCGCCTGCAAATCGTCGGGCACCGACGACCCCACGCCTACGCCACCCACGCCGCCGACCAACCCGGGCCCGCCACCAATTCCGCAATACGGCACGCCTTTCGCGGGCGTACCCAACCGCCAGGACGCGGTGATGTACCAGGTGAACATGCGCGCTTTCAGCCAGACCGGCAACTTCGCTGGCGTTACGGCCCGGCTTGATTCCATCCGGGATTTGGGCGTGAACGTGCTGTACCTGATGCCGATTTACCCGATTGGCACCGACAGCAAATCGGTGAACTCGCCCTATGCCGTGAAGGACTACAAGTCGGTAAACGCCGAGTTCGGCTCCCTCGCCGACCTGCGGGCGTTGGTGGACGGCGCCCACCAGCGCAACATGGCCGTAATGCTCGACTGGGTGGCCAACCACACCAGCTGGGACAACCCCTGGATTACGGATCACCCCGACTGGTACCAGAAAAACGCGGCCGGCGCCATCACGCCCGTATCCAACAACGGCACCACCTACAACGACGTGGCCCAGCTGGATTTCAGCAATGCGGCCATGCGTCTGGAAATGATTTCAGCCCTGAAATCGTGGGTGTACACGGCCAACGTAGACGGCTTCCGCTTCGACTACGCCGATTTCCAGCCCAACGACTTCTGGAAGCAGGCCACCGACACGCTGCGCAACATCAAGAGCCACAAGCTGCTGCTGCTGGCCGAGGGCACCCGCGCCGCCAACTTCAGCTCCGGCTTCGACTACAACTTCGGCTTCAGCTGGTACGGCGGCATCTACCAGGTGTACAAGAACGGCGCCAGCGCGGTCAGCAACTTCGACGCCCTCAACAACAGTGAGTACAATGGCGCCTCCGGCACCCAGCAGGTGGTGCGCTACATCACCAACCACGACGTAAACGGCTCCGACGGCACGCCCGTCACCCTGTTTGGCGGCAAGGAAGGCGCCATGTCGGCCTTCGTGGTGACGGCATTATATAAAGGAGTGCCCATGATCTACAACGGGCAGGAAGCCGGCATGAGCCAGGCCATTACGTTCCCGTTCACCAGCGTGAAAGTGCGCTGGGGCCGCAACCCCGACGTGAAGCGCGCCTACCAGCAGCTGCTGGCCGCCCGCGCCGGCAGCGCCGCCCTGCGCGTGGGCACCCCCACGCCGCTCAGCACCCGCAACGTATGCGCTTTCACCAAAACGGCCGGCTCCGAGCAGGCGTTTGTGGTAGCCAACGTGCGTAACACCCCGCAGGTGTACACCCTGCCCGCCAACCTGGCCAACACCACCTGGACCAATGCGCTGGCCGGAGGCTCCGTGACGCTGGACGCCCAGATTTCGCTGTCGGCCTATGGCTACCTAGTGCTGAAGAAATAATCCCGCGCTACTGGCTACCTGGTGCTGAAGAAATAGTGCCACGCTACGCCGTTTGGCCCTCTCACCTCACCACAGGACTAGGCCCGATAAAAAAATAAACATTTTTTTTATCGGGCCTAGTGGGTTTATTCACAGTTCAATACCTTTCAAAAAACCCCTACCCTACGCTGCTAAGGCAGTTTTTTGTTTGCACAGTCAGAATCGGCCTTCTATATTTGCATCATCAAAACGGAAGGACACACGGTCTAACCGGAAAGATGAACTGGTTCGGTAGTTCAGTTGGTTAGAATGCCGCCCTGTCACGGCGGAGGTCGCGGGTTCGAGTCCCGTCCGGACCGCAAAGGCCCTTCAGCGCAAGCTGGAGGGCCTTTTGCTTTTTCTGGCCAGCTGCGCGGCAACCCGCACGTCATTCCGAGCCTGCGAGGAATATCGCGTGCTGCTGTTACCATGGTAATTCTGTGTCGGTCATCCTGTGGAAGCACGCGAGATGCTTCGGCTGCGCCTCTGCATGACGTTCTATCAGCACCAACAGGGCCGCCCGCTAGGAAACGCAGGGAACAAAGGGCTAGGAATCGGGAAGATTTGCCGAGCTGCCTGTTAGCCCCTCAACCAAGCTCCTGTTCGCCCGATGACCGTTCTCTACTGGCTGCGCAACGACCTGCGCCTGCACGACAACGCCGTGCTGACGGCCCTGCCGCCCCACGCCACCACCCTGCTGCCCGTCTACTGCTTCGACCCCGTGGCCCTGGGCCCCGACCCGTATCTGGAGCTGCCCCGCACCGGACCGCACCGGCTGCCGTTTTTGCTGGAAACCCTCACCGATCTGCAGCAGCGCTACGCGACCCTGGGCAGCGGCATTCACTTTGTGGTGGGCCGGCCCGAGGACGAGCTGCCCGCCCTGGCCCGGCAGGTGGGGGCCGAAGCCATCTGGGCCAGCGCCGAGCACACCACCGAGGAATGGGAAACTGAAGATGCCCTGGAAGCCGCGCTGAACCCCAAAACACCCCTGCGCTTCTTCGAAACCCTAACGCTGCTGCGCCCCCAGGACCTGCCCATTCCGGTGCGCAACCTGCCCTATTCGTTCAGCAAGTTTCGGTTTGATGTCTTCTCCAAGATGACGGTGCGGCCCGCGGAGCCCGCCCCCACCCAGCTGCCGCCGCTGCCTGCCGGCTTTGCGCCGGCCGCGCTGCCTAACGCCGCCGCGCTGGCAGCCGCCCTGGGGCAGCCGGCCCCCACCACCCGCCCCCGCGACCGGCGCTCGGCCCTGCCCGCGCTGGGCGGCGGCGAAACCGCCGCCCTGGCCCGCCTGCACGATTACGCCGTGGAGCGCCACCTCATCGGGCGCTACGACGACACCCGCAACCAGATGCTGGGCGAGGCCTTCAGCACCAAGTTTTCGCCCTGGCTGGCCAACGGCAGCCTCTCGGCCCGCCAGATCTGGGCCGCTATCGACGATTATGATGCCGTGCACGGCGCCCGCAGCAAGGGCGTCATGCAGCTGCGCCTGGAGCTACTCTGGCGCGACTATTTCCGGCTGCTGGCCCTGCGCGCCGGCGCCGACTTCTTCCGCTGGCGCGGCCTGCGCGACCAGCTGCCCAAGCCCACCAACCCCGACCGCGCTGTGTTTGCGCGCTGGACCCAGGGCCGCACCGGCCAGCCCTTCGTGGATGCCAACATGCGCGAGTTGGCCGCCACCGGCTTCATGAGCAACCGCGGCCGCCAGAACGTGGCCAGCTACCTCATCCACGACCTGCACCAGGACTGGCGCTGGGGCGCGGCTTGGTTTGAGCACCAGCTCATCGACTACGACCCGGCCTCGAACTGGGGCAACTGGAAGTACATTGCCGGCACCGGCACCGACGTGCGCGACACCGCCTTCGACGTGCCGCAGCAGGCCCAGCGCTACGACCGACAGGGCCGCTACGTGCGCACCTGGCAGCAGCCCTAGCCTACCGCCTGCCCGCTCCTTACCGGCGGCAGCGGCTACGCTGCGGCGCTGGCTTTGCCCTTGCCCAAAAATCAAACGCCCTTCCGGTTATGCCGGAGGGGCGTTTTTCTTTGCGTGGCTGCCCATCCCAGTTTTGCCTGCCTCAGGCGCAGTACGGCACCCCGAACCGTCTTTGCGGCGCGACGGAGAAGGCTGCAACGGCCCGGGATAAGTCCGGTTTACCCGGGCAGATGACCGTTCGGCTGCTGCCGCCGCGGGTTCGTCGCTGCGGGCCCGTTTTCCGTCGAAAACGCGCTAGGGCCGACCAGCATCCTGAGTATATTCTATCCAAGAAGCCGCTCCGCTATACCCCAACCCGGACTTTCCTGCCTGGCTCACTATCACACCTATGCCCGACCTCACGACCCTGTTCCCAGCCCAGGAACAGCAGCGCCAGCAGGCCCTGCAGGAGCTCTACATTGCCGGCACGCCTCCGGAAGAGCTGTTTGATGATCTGGCCGCCCTCTCGGCCCTGATCTTTGATACGTCCATCAGCCTGATTTCGCTGGTCACCCGCGAGGCGGTGTGGTTCAAGGCGCAGGCCGGCCTGCCGGGGGCGGTGTGGCTGCCGCGGCAAGACAGCCTGTGCTCGGTGGTAGTGCTGCGCGGCGCCACCACCGTGTTCGAGAACCTGGAGCAGCCGCCCTGCCAGCTGGTAAACCAGGCCGTGGCGCGGGAGCTGCAGCTGCGCTTCTACGCCGGCAGCCCCCTGCTCACGCGCCAGGGCTACGCCATCGGGGCGCTGTGCGTGCTCGACCAGCAGCCGCGCGTATTTACCACCGAGGAACAGCTGCTGCTGCGCCAGCTGGCCCGGCTGGTGATGGGCACCATCGAGCTGCGGCTGGTGGCGCTCTACCATCCGACCGGCCCGCCGCCGGCCCTGACCAGCGCCTTCCGCTACCTGGGCACCACCGTCGACCGGATTGCCGGGCAGCTGCCCGTCGCCGGCAAGGCCACATCCGACAACTACCGCCTGATCGGCCGGATTCTGGCCGATACGGAGCAGGTGCTGGCCGGAGCGCAGCAAACGCTGGGCGCCCCGGCTACGGCCCGCACGGCCCTGGCCGTGCAGCACCTGCTGTCGGCCCGCCCCACCTGAGGGCCGGGCCAGGCAGAATCCAGACAGCTACCGGGCGGTCATGCGCCGGGCCAGGTCCTCGATATCGGGGCGGCGGGCCAGCACGGCCAGCCACTCGGCCGGAATGGCGGCTTCGCCATAGTACAGGCCGGCCAAACCGCCGGTTACGGCCCCGGTGGTGTCGGTGTCGTCGCCGAGGTTGACGGCGGCCAGCACGGTTTCGGCAAAGGTTTCGTGGCGGAGCAGGCACCACAGGCTGGCTTCCAGGGTGTGCATGACGTAGCCGCCGCTTCGGATCTTCTGCTCCTGAAAATCAGCCAGTTTTCCGGTTAGCAGATAGTCGAACTGCGCTATTTCCGGTTCTGGAACGCGCAACTCCCGCAGCTGGGCCGGGGCTTCGGCGCACAGTTGGGCGTAGGCCTCGGCCGGGGCCCGGCCGGCACGCAGGTGGCGGGCCACTTCCAGGTACAGCCAGCACGCCACCGCCGAGCGAATATGGCCGTGCGTGACGGCCGAAGCCTCCCGGATCAGCTGAAACCGGGCGGCTGGCTGGGCCTGCTCCTGGTAGAAAGCCAGCGGCAAAATCCGCATCAGGGCGCCGTTGCCGTTGCTGTATTCGTCGGTGCCACCCGCCAGAATTAGGTCAGGGTCGGCTTTGAGCTTCTGCAGGGCCTCGCGGGTGGTGATGCCGATGTCGAACACGGAGCCGTGGGGCGTCCAGAAGTTTTTGTAGTACCAGCGGACGCAGTTTTCGGCCAGCTTGCCCACGGTGTAGCCGTCGGCAATGGCTTCAGCCAAACAGAACGTGAGCGAGGCATCGTCGGACCAGGTGCCGGCGGGCTGGTGGTGGGTGCCGTAGGCGCGCATGTGCACCACGGGGTCGTGGCGGCGGGCAGCGCGGCTCTGGAACTCCACGGGCACGCCCAGCGCGTCGCCCACGGCCAGACCCAACAAAGCGGCGCGGAGCTGGGCTTCGGAGGTATCTATCATAGAGGTGAAGGTTACTTCATCAGCTCCAGCACCAACGCCGTTTTGGCGGGCAGCTGCAGGGTTTTCAGGTCGGAAATGGTTTCGCCGGTTAGCACGTTGCGGGCTTTGGTGAAGCCGGCCATGCGTTCGGAGAAGCGGGCGGTGGGCAGGCTGGCGGCTTTATCGGTGGTGTTGGAGGCTACCATCACGGTGCCGGCGTCGGCGTAGCGGAAGTACACGTACTGGCCGTTTTCGGGCAGGTACTGCATCAGCTGGCCGGAGCTGAGCACCGGGTGGGTGCGGCGGTAGTTGGCCAGGGTGCTCACAAAGCGGAAGGCGTCGTTTTCGGCCTCGGTGCGGCCGGCGGCCGTGAACTTGTTCTGCTGGTCGCCGGGGAAGCCGCCGGGGAAGTCGCGGCGCACTTCGGCGTCGGAGGGGTCCTTGAAGTTTTTCATCAGGATTTCCGTGCCGTAGTACATGCTCGGGATGCCGCGGGTGGTCAGCAGCCAGGTCAGGCCCATCTTGTACTTGGCCACGTCCTCGCCTACTTCCGACAAGAACCGGTTATGGTCGTGGTTGTCGATGAAGGTGACGAGCTTGGTGGGGTCCTGGTACACGGCGTCCTGGGCCAAGGCCTGGTACACGCGCTGGGCGCCGTTGTCCCAGCCGGTGGCACCCGGCGTACCCACTTCCTTCAGGCCGGCCAGCATGGCGTTTTCCAGCACGAAATCGAGGCCGCCGGGCTGGTTGGACTTGAAGGGAAAGTCAATCTTGTTGCGCACGTAGTAGGCCTGATCCACGATGCTGGTCACCGACGATTCTCCGAAAATGTGAATCTTTGGGTACTCCTGCAGCAGCGCCGCGTTGCAGCGGTTCATGAAGGGCTGGTCGTTGTACATGTAGGTGTCGATGCGCCAGGCATCCACCCCGAAGTTCTCCACCGTCCAGAGGGCGTGCTGGATCAGGAAGTTGGCCACGTAGGGGTTCTGCTGGTTGAGGTCGGGCAGGAAGGGCACAAACCAGCCGTCGAGGGTCACTCTGCGGTCAATCTGGGCGGCGTGGGGGTCGGTGATGGGCTGCTGGCGGTAGCTGGTGTTGGTGTACGTGGGCCACTGGTGCAGCCAGCTTTTCATGGGCAAGTCCTGGATAAACCAGTGATTGTTGCCGATGTGGTTGTACACGGCGTCCTGCACCACTTTCAGGCCCATGCCGTGGGCTTTCTGCACGAAGGCTTTGTAGGCCGCATTGCCGCCCAGGCGCTTATCCACGGTGTAGTGGTCGGTGAAGCCGTAGCCGTGGTAGGCCGAGCGTTTGGCCCCGCCTTCGTCGGTGAGGCCCTGGTTGTTTTCGATGACGGGAGTAAACCACACAGCCGTCACGCCCAGCTCCTTCAGGTAATCGAGGTGCTGGCTGGCCC is from Hymenobacter yonginensis and encodes:
- a CDS encoding glycoside hydrolase family 97 protein, giving the protein MRQYFWLLLLPAGSAAAQATAPLTVQLANVRLQVARNAAGQPTYAVQFGSKPVINTSRLGLALADGPGFEGPLEITGSETKDVDETWNPVWGEVKTIRNHYRQLTVHLRQPQQPGRRLDVVFRVFADGVGFRYEVPRQPGLSYFTVQQELTEFNLPANHKAFWIPGDYDSNEYAYTTSRLSEVNTTPIEAIQQKASPHRVQTPLMLKADNGLYVNIHEAALVNYPAMMLDVAPATYSLRSHLVPSATGAAAYLQAPEHTPWRTIVVSDKAPEVLASKLILNLNEPTQFPTTSWIKPQKFVGVWWEMHVNKASWNYADTSNIKLAGTDWSRLRPNGRHGANTANVKRYIDFAAQHGLQSVLVEGWNVGWEDWAGNWKEEVFDFVTPYPDFNVTELQQYAAAKGVQLMMHHETSGSVTNYERRQDAAYRFMKEHNYAAVKTGYVGRIIPRGEHHDGQWMVNHYNHTAALLGQHELMVDMHEAVRPTGLHRTYPNWLASEAARGNEFNAWSTGNPPEHETILPFTRLMGGPMDYTPGIFRIKLEAWNPAQNKGRQVHTTLAKQLALYVTMYSPVQMAADLPEAYEQHPDAFQFIKDVAVDWDDTRILAAEPGEYITTARKAKGREDWYVGSITDENPRQQTIKFDFLTPGRQYEATIYADAKGASWDQNPEAYQIRKQKVSSKSTLKLQLAPGGGAAISLRPIGR
- a CDS encoding alpha-amylase family glycosyl hydrolase; protein product: MSLFTNVNRASLTLLLAAGLLGACKSSGTDDPTPTPPTPPTNPGPPPIPQYGTPFAGVPNRQDAVMYQVNMRAFSQTGNFAGVTARLDSIRDLGVNVLYLMPIYPIGTDSKSVNSPYAVKDYKSVNAEFGSLADLRALVDGAHQRNMAVMLDWVANHTSWDNPWITDHPDWYQKNAAGAITPVSNNGTTYNDVAQLDFSNAAMRLEMISALKSWVYTANVDGFRFDYADFQPNDFWKQATDTLRNIKSHKLLLLAEGTRAANFSSGFDYNFGFSWYGGIYQVYKNGASAVSNFDALNNSEYNGASGTQQVVRYITNHDVNGSDGTPVTLFGGKEGAMSAFVVTALYKGVPMIYNGQEAGMSQAITFPFTSVKVRWGRNPDVKRAYQQLLAARAGSAALRVGTPTPLSTRNVCAFTKTAGSEQAFVVANVRNTPQVYTLPANLANTTWTNALAGGSVTLDAQISLSAYGYLVLKK
- a CDS encoding DASH family cryptochrome, with the protein product MTVLYWLRNDLRLHDNAVLTALPPHATTLLPVYCFDPVALGPDPYLELPRTGPHRLPFLLETLTDLQQRYATLGSGIHFVVGRPEDELPALARQVGAEAIWASAEHTTEEWETEDALEAALNPKTPLRFFETLTLLRPQDLPIPVRNLPYSFSKFRFDVFSKMTVRPAEPAPTQLPPLPAGFAPAALPNAAALAAALGQPAPTTRPRDRRSALPALGGGETAALARLHDYAVERHLIGRYDDTRNQMLGEAFSTKFSPWLANGSLSARQIWAAIDDYDAVHGARSKGVMQLRLELLWRDYFRLLALRAGADFFRWRGLRDQLPKPTNPDRAVFARWTQGRTGQPFVDANMRELAATGFMSNRGRQNVASYLIHDLHQDWRWGAAWFEHQLIDYDPASNWGNWKYIAGTGTDVRDTAFDVPQQAQRYDRQGRYVRTWQQP
- a CDS encoding GAF domain-containing protein, which encodes MPDLTTLFPAQEQQRQQALQELYIAGTPPEELFDDLAALSALIFDTSISLISLVTREAVWFKAQAGLPGAVWLPRQDSLCSVVVLRGATTVFENLEQPPCQLVNQAVARELQLRFYAGSPLLTRQGYAIGALCVLDQQPRVFTTEEQLLLRQLARLVMGTIELRLVALYHPTGPPPALTSAFRYLGTTVDRIAGQLPVAGKATSDNYRLIGRILADTEQVLAGAQQTLGAPATARTALAVQHLLSARPT
- a CDS encoding ADP-ribosylglycohydrolase family protein; this translates as MIDTSEAQLRAALLGLAVGDALGVPVEFQSRAARRHDPVVHMRAYGTHHQPAGTWSDDASLTFCLAEAIADGYTVGKLAENCVRWYYKNFWTPHGSVFDIGITTREALQKLKADPDLILAGGTDEYSNGNGALMRILPLAFYQEQAQPAARFQLIREASAVTHGHIRSAVACWLYLEVARHLRAGRAPAEAYAQLCAEAPAQLRELRVPEPEIAQFDYLLTGKLADFQEQKIRSGGYVMHTLEASLWCLLRHETFAETVLAAVNLGDDTDTTGAVTGGLAGLYYGEAAIPAEWLAVLARRPDIEDLARRMTAR
- a CDS encoding glycoside hydrolase family 13 protein, which codes for MKKTLYTLLLAASLLPLGAAAQSITRLNPTNWWVGMKHNTVQVLVYGPQAGTLTYTVNYPGVKLVKTNTVENPNYAFLDLIIAPTAKPGQVALVGKKGAKTVTQNWELKARDNAVKAQGVTQADFIYLAMPDRFANGDPSNDKFADMADPSSDRAQPFLRHGGDLQGASQHLDYLKELGVTAVWFTPVIENNQGLTDEGGAKRSAYHGYGFTDHYTVDKRLGGNAAYKAFVQKAHGMGLKVVQDAVYNHIGNNHWFIQDLPMKSWLHQWPTYTNTSYRQQPITDPHAAQIDRRVTLDGWFVPFLPDLNQQNPYVANFLIQHALWTVENFGVDAWRIDTYMYNDQPFMNRCNAALLQEYPKIHIFGESSVTSIVDQAYYVRNKIDFPFKSNQPGGLDFVLENAMLAGLKEVGTPGATGWDNGAQRVYQALAQDAVYQDPTKLVTFIDNHDHNRFLSEVGEDVAKYKMGLTWLLTTRGIPSMYYGTEILMKNFKDPSDAEVRRDFPGGFPGDQQNKFTAAGRTEAENDAFRFVSTLANYRRTHPVLSSGQLMQYLPENGQYVYFRYADAGTVMVASNTTDKAASLPTARFSERMAGFTKARNVLTGETISDLKTLQLPAKTALVLELMK